One Ensifer adhaerens genomic window, CAAGGTATCGACCTTCTCGAAGCGTTCCAGTGCTTCGGCGTTCTTGATCAGCACACCGGCACCCGCGCCCTTGCCGACACCGACCATGATCGACATCGGCGTGGCGAGACCGAGGGCGCAGGGGCAGGCGATGATGAGCACCGCGACTGCGGCGACCAGCCCGTGAGGCAAGCGAGGCTCCGGACCGACCAGCATCCATGTCGTGAAGGCGATGAAGGCAATCAGGATGACGACCGGCACGAACCAGCCGGAGACTTCGTCGGCGAGCCGCTGGATCGGAGCACGGGAGCGCTGTGCTTCGGCAACCATGTGCACGATGCGGGACAACATGGTGTCGCGGCCGACCTTGCCCGCTTCCATGACAAAGGCGCCCGTCCGGTTCATCGTGCCCCCGATCAGTCTGGCCCCGACCTCCTTGGTGACGGGCATAGATTCCCCGGTGATCATGGACTCATCGACCGAACTGCGGCCCTCGACGAGGGTGCCGTCGACCGGGACCTTCTCGCCCGGGCGCACCCGCAGCTTGTCGCCGACCGCGACGGCATCAAGTTCCACATCCTCATCTGTGCCGTCGCCGCGGATGCGGCGGGCGGTTTTTGGCGCAAGGTCGAGAAGTGCCCTGATCGCACCGCCCGTCTGCTCGCGCGCCTGCAATTCGAGCACCTGCCCGAGCAGCACCAGAACGGTGATGACGGCGGCCGCCTCGAAGTAGATCGCAACTGCCCCATCGCCGGACCGGAACGTTGCCGGAAACAGGCCGGGTGCAACCGTGGCGACTACGCTGTAGGCCCAGGCGACGCCCGTACCCATTGCGATCAGGGTGAACATGTTGAGGTGCCGGGTGACGATCGACTGCCAGGCCCGCTCGAAGAAGGGGGCGCCAGCCCAAAGCACGACGGGCGTCGCCAGGATGAATTGAATCCAGTTCGACGCCTGCGCGCCGAGAACCATGTGCAGATTGGTGAGATGGCCACCCATCTCGAGCGCCAGCACGGGCAGGACCAGAACCAGCCCAACCCAGAACCGTCGCCGCATGTCGACGAGCTCACGGCTTGGCCCCGCGTCGGTTGTGATAATTTCCGGTTCGAGCGCCATGCCGCAAATCGGGCAGTTGCCGGGGCCGAACTGGCGCACCTGCGGATGCATGGGGCAGGTGTAGATCACTCCATCCTGTTGGGAGCCCGGCTTGTCCTCGGCTTTGGCAGGCGCCGCGTTTTGATTGGCATGGTGGTGATGCGCATGACCTTCGTGCCGGTGCTGGTGCTTATGCTCGTCCATGGGATTTCTCCATACTGGTACTCGCGATAACGGAGCCAATGCCCGGCGCCCGGGGGCAGCCGGGCATAGGCTGGTTACGCGTAGGCGACGAAGGACATCATTCCCGATGCCATGTGATAGAGGTGATGGCAGTGGAGCGGCCAGCGGCCCGGATTGTTGGCGTCGAACACTACGCTGACGCTCCCCATCGGCGGCACGAGAACGGTGTCCCGCACAGCGCCCGCGAATGCCTTCCCACCGATGTCGACCACCTGGAAGTGGTGCCCGTGCAAATGCATTGGGTGGGACATCATCGACATGTTGCGCATGACGACCTCGATCCTTTCCCCTTCGCGGACATTGAGGCTGTCGCCGCCCTCGATCCGCCAGTCGTAGCCGCTCATGCTGCCCGTCAGGGTTAGCTCGAACCTTCGATCGGCGGGACGAACGGCAAGCGGCACGGCGGCCACGAGTTGCTGTTCGAGTTCTAGCCCAACGACCGGTCCACGATCCTTTCCACGCGATGCGATCCTTGAGATCTTGGCGCCGGCCGGCGCAAGGATGATGCCGGTGCGATGCTCGGCACCCTCGCGTAGCGCGAGGATCGGATAGGCCTCGGCGGACTTTGGAAGCTCGAGGCGGATATCGAGCCGTTGGCCCATGGAGATCGGGAAGCGCGTCCCTGAAACCGGCTGCACCGGCTGTCCGTCGACGGCGATCAACTGTCCGGTGAGTGCGCCGGTGTCGATCGTGAAGGCGGTGGCCGTCGCGCCATTGATGATGCGCAGGCGGACGCGTCCTCCGTTCTCGACCCTGACGACTTCAGGGTCGTCGAGCGTCCGGTCATTGGCGAGATAGGCGTCATATTCGATGTCGTTCAGATCCATGGCGGCCATACCTGGCATTGCCATTCCGGACATGTGGCCGCCGTGCATATTGGACGCCATTCCCTGCATCATCGCACCGTGGTCCATTCCGTGACCGCGTGACGATCCCTTCAGTTTGGCGAGCAATTCTTCGGCAGGCGTGAAGGAGAAGTCATGCAGCAGGATGACAACTTCCTGCTCGACGCGCTGGCGGTCGTCGGCGCTCTGCACGATCAGAGGCGCGGCAAGCAGGTTCTGCTCCTGCAGCGTATGCGCGTGCATCCAGTGCGTACCGCCGGGCCCGACCGGAAACGCGTAGTGCCGGGTTTCTGTTGCCTTCAGAAGCGCTGCGGGGTTGTCCGGCACGCCGTCCATATTCCATGGCGGCGCGAGCCCATGCCAGTGGATGAGCGTTGCTTCCCCGCCTTGAATTGAAAGGGTGACGTCAAACGTTGCGTCGGCGTCGAGCGTCAGTCCGACAGCGCCATCCGGCTGGACAAGCCCAAAGACGTCGGCGGCCTTGCCGTTCACCTCGATCACACGCTTCGTGATCGCAAGCGAGCGGGTGCCCGCGCTCGAGGCAGTTGCCTTGCTGGTATCAGCCCAGCTTTTGTTTGGTTGTAAGATGGCACCCGATGCGGCGACCACGACGCCCGACATCAGTCCGCCCAGGAATTCACGGCGTTTCATGTTCATTGACCTCTTGTTCCATGCCGGCCAAAACCGGCGAAGGTCGCGCCACGCGGGTGCGACCGCGGAGGACCGCCGCAGAACGCGGCTGGCCTGGCTTATCCGATGGATCGAGGAGGGCCGATGGCGGGTCGGGAGATGATGCCGTCGATGGGCGGTTGGGGAGCGATGTCCCGGCGACCGTCCGAGTTCAAGGTGAGTTCGCCGATAACTGGAGCGGGGAACAACGCGTAGCACATGCTGCAGATACGTTTGCAGCACGCTTTCTGGCCACCTGTTTCTTTCTCCGTGTGGAGATCGGCGTGCCCCTTTGGAGAAATGACATGTTCGCTGCCGGCAACATGTGGCCCGCATTTGATGGGAGCCGCCTCAGCCATCGGCACGACCAGAAACAGAAAAGCGACCAGGACGGCCAGCCATTCTGTTGCGTGCTTTCGGGCGGTCTGGCTGGCGGCGATCATGTTTTCGTCCGACACCTCGTGCTGTATTCAAGCACAGTGCGTGATGCTTGCAAATCTGGCCTTGACCTTGATCAAACGGCGACAAGTGCGCAGCTCGCGACGGGAGGATTGCAGCCGAATGTGTCCGAATGCGGTTAGATGGTCAGGTTTCATTTTCACAGCGATTTCGGTTGTGGCTTTCTCGGCCGCTTCCGCACAGGCTGGCGATGACGTCGTCCATGAAAGGCAGCAGGATATGAAGGCGATGGCTGCTGCCGCCAAGAACATCGATGCCATGTTCAAAGACACATCACCTTACGACGCGAAGGCGTTCAAGGTCGCTGCCGAAACCATTCGAGCCCATTCAGGCGAACGACTATCGAAACTGTTCAGCAGTCCTGTCGTCGCCGAGGGCTCGAAGGCCACCGCCAACATCGACACTGAGCGACCGGCATTCGACACGTTGGCGGCTGAGCTTGGCGCCTACGCCGCGGCGCTCTCCGCTGCGGCGGAGCGCAACCCGGAGGTTCTTGCCCCTGAAATGCGGATGCGGGGCGGCGATACGAAGATGGGAGGGCCGCTCGCCAAGAGAAAGTCGGCGGCCCTCGACCCGATGTCCATGCCCGCCGAGCATGCCTTCCACACAATGCTGCAGGTCTGCACTTCCTGCCACGCCAAGTTCCGCGCGAAGGACAACTAATCGGCGGAAGTAGGCGCGTGTCTCAAAGCTTGGATCACCCGACGTGGCTGCAGCAGGATTTCTTGAAGGAAGCCTGGTAGCCGGCTTCCTCGATCGCAGCAACGAAGGCGTCGGAGGCGATCTGCGAATCGATCGACGCGGACTTGGCCTCGAGATCTATAGCGACTTTGGCGTTGGGGTCGACCGACTTCACGGCCTTTTCGACTGCGCCGGCGCAGTGTCCGCAAGTCATGTCGGGGATGTTGAGATGGTGCATCTGGAAACTCCATTTGATCTGACATGTTCCAATGTGGTGCTTCCAACGATGGCAAGGTCAAGGGCAAAGCGCGCATAAAAAGCTTTGTTCCTCCGGGCGAAGAAACCGCCAGGGGAAGTCGCGGCGCCGGATACCTGCAAAACTCAGAAAGAGCGCAGCAGAGTGCCACCTACGGCCGTCAACGCCACAACGACCCACGGTGGCGCCTTCCACACCACGAGCAGGATGAATGCCGTCAGCGCCAGCGCGAAATCGTGGGCGTTCAATACGGCGCTTGTAAAGACCGGGCTGTAAAGTGCCGCTCCCAATATCCCGACCACGGCGGCGTTCGCGCCGCGCATTGCAGCCTGAGCGATGGGCCGTTTGCGAAAGTTGTCCCAAAACGGAAGGGCGCCGACGAGCAGCAGGAAGCCGGGCAGGAAAACCGCAACGAGGCAAATGCCTGCGCCGAGAATGCCGTTGGGTTCCGGCCCCATGACCGCACCAAGATAGGCGGCAAAGGTAAAAAGCGGCCCTGGGACTGCCTGCGCCGCGCCATAACCGGCGAGGAAGGCATCGTTGGAAACCCAACCCGGAGCGACCACTTCCGCCTGGAGCAGCGGCAACACCACATGCCCGCCGCCAAAGACGAGAGAACCGGACCGATAGAAGGCATCGAACAGCCCCCAACTCTTTGAGATGCCCGCAGCAATCGGGAGAGCACCGAGCAAAACGAAGAAGGTTACGAGGCAAATGATGCCGACTGGCCGGCCAACGTGGAAAGTCAAGTGTGTGGATCCCGCCGCCGGGCCGTTGCGACACAGCACGGTGCCGGCGATTGCGCCAAATGTGATCGCCGCGATTTGCCCGATCGCTCCCGCCGCAAACACGACGATCAACACGCAAGCAACGGCAATGCTGGCGCGTTCGCGATCCGGAGTGAGGCTCTTTGTCATGCCCCACACGGCCTGCGCCACGACCGCGACGGCAACAATCTTCAGTCCGTGCAGCAGGCCCGTTCCAATCGGGCCATCAAAGGACGTGGCCGCCAATGCAAAAATGACCAGCAGGAGGGCAGACGGTAGTGTGAACGCGGCCCAGGCGGCGAGTGCGCCGAGCGGGCCACCGCGCAGGAGGCCGAGAGCAAAGCCGACCTGACTTGAGGCGGGACCGGGCAGAAACTGGCAAAGCGCGACGAGATCAGCATAACCGGCCTCGTCGATCCACTTGCGACGCACCACCAATTCGTCGCGGAAATAGCCAAGATGAGCGATCGGCCCGCCAAACGATGTCAGCCCGAGCTTCAAAAAGGCGCCGAAGACTTCGGCCGGCGTACCTTGGGGAGGTCTTGTCACCTGTTCATGCAGTGTTTTCGCCGATGCTTTCACCAACAACTCCCGGATTTCCGTCCCGCCCCCGCCCAGTCCGTGCAGCCGGATTGCGATATTGAAACTCGATACCGGAACCGACTGCAGAAGCAATGGGTTGGCTTTCATTCCACCAAGGCGAGCAGGGTGTCGAGATATTGCGGGCTTCGGTGACAGACGTATGACTAGGCTCGCCTCTTGCTGGTGAATCTTCCGAGTGCGCGCGGGTGAATTTCAGCCAGTTGAGGCGTGCTCCACCAACTTGATATCTCTTCTGCTTTGGGCAACATCAGCGACCAGATCCGCAAACTGCCAAGCAGTACGGGTAAGGAGAGACGGTGAGTGCAGCAAAGCCCCGTGGGGCAAAAGAGGAAACCGCGAAACTGGCTGGCCGCATGACGCGCGAGGCTTGGATCGATGCCGGTATTGACGCTCTGATCGAAGAGGGTATCGCCAATGTAAAGATCCAGGTGATGGCCAAGAAGCTCGATGTTTCCCGGTCGAGTTTCTACTGGTTTTTTGCCGATCTGCAGGCGCTGCATCGGGAACTACTGGAATACTGGCTCACAAAGAATACCAGCCCGATTATCGAGCGGTCGTTGCGTCCGGCGGCCACCGTAACGAAGGCTGTTTGCCACATCTTCGAGTGCTGGGTCGACCCGTCGCTGTTCGACCCGCGGCTCGATGCGGCCGTCAGATCCTGGGGCCAGGTGGACGCTGTGGTTCGCGGCGTGGTCGACCAGGCGGACGATCAACGCATCGATGCAATCACCCGCATGTTTCTGCGATACGGGTACCCCGACGAAGAGGCGTTCATCCGCGCCCGCGTGCTCTACTTCACGCAAGTGGGCCACTTCACGCTCGGCATACGCGATGGCCGCGAAATGCGATTGCGGTTGCTCCGCCCCTATCTTCTCAGCTTCACCGGGCGGCTCCCTGCCGAAGAAGAAGTCGAGTCCTTCACCGCCGTCATGCGACGTGTTCAGCCCGAGAGCTGAACTTGGAGTGGACATGTCTGTACCTATTGTTTTGTGCAGATGGGGCAATGTACATGCCTATTTCGTAAGTTGAGCTGTATATAGCGGCTGTTCATTTTACAGGTGTCTAGACATTTGTGTCTAGAGCCGCTAATGATGCGCAGGTGGATCGAACACGCGGGATTTCTGGCGGGCCGGTTCCTTCACCGCGAGGGCATCTCAATGCAGCAGTCAGCCTTGTCAGCCGGTCCGACATATGCCGCGAGCTCACGAGGCGGTGCCTCCCGATGACGCGGCGCTATTCCGCTTTTGCGCTCTTCAAGGAAGGTCTCAACGCCCAAAAAGGCTGGCAGAAGGCCTGGCGCTCTCCCGAGCAAAAGCCGCGCTATGACATCCTGATCATTGGTGGCGGCGGTCACGGGCTTGCAACCGCCTACTACCTCGCCAAGAACCACAACATCCGAAACATTGCGGTCATCGAGAAGGGGTGGCTTGGTGGCGGCAACACCGGGCGCAACACGACGGTCGTCCGGTCGAACTACTTTTTCCCCGAAAGCACCGCGCTCTACGAAATGGCGCTCCGCCTCTATGAGACGCTGGGGCGCGACCTCAACTACAACATCATGCTCTCCCAGCGCGGCATCATCACCTTGGCGCACAGCGAGGCCGAGATGGAAATGGCCGCGCGCACGGTCAATGCCATGCAGATCAACGGTACGGACGCCGAGCTTTTCGACGTCGAGGACGTGCGCCGGGTGCTGCCGCTGATCAATCTATCGCCTGAGGCGCGCTATCCGGTCTTCGGCGGGGTCTGGCAGGGAAGGGCCGGGACGGCGCGACACGACGCCGTCGCCTGGGGATACGCGCGCGCAGCCGACCGGCTGGGCGTCGACATCATCCAGTCCTGTGAGGTCGAGGAATTCCTCGTGGAGGGCGGTCGCTGCCGCGGCGTGAGGACCAGCCGCGGCGAAATCCGGGCAGACCGCGTCGGCATGGTCGTGGCCGGCAATTCCTCGCATCTCGCCGCCAAGGCAGGGTTTCGGCTGCCGATCACGTCCTACGCGCTGCAGGCCTGTGTTTCCGAGCCGATCAAGCCGGCGCTCGACACGGTCGTGCTCTCTCCTGCAACCGGCACCTATGCGAGCCAGTCGGACAAGGGCGAACTCGTGATCGGCGGCGGCCTCGACCGGGTCCCGTCTTACGGGCAGCGTGGCAATCTTCCAGTGCTCGAACACGTCGTTTCGGGCCTGCTCGAAATGTTTCCGAGCTTCCGGCAGCTCCGGTTGATGCGGCAATGGGCGGGCATCGTCGATGTAACGCCGGACTCGTCACCGATCCTTGGGGAGAGCCCGCTGCCGGGCCTCTTTCTGAATTGCGGTTGGGGAACGGGCGGCTTCAAGGCGATCCCCGCCGGCGGCACGCTGCTTGCCCATCTGCTGGCCACGGGAAAACACCACGACGTCAGCCGCCCGTTTGATCTTGAGCGCTTTGCGCGCGGGCGTCTGATCGATGAAGCGGCCGGCTCCGGCATCGCGCACTAGGAGGACGGAATGCAGCTTTTTCCATGCCCGTTCTGTGGCCCAAGGAACGAGAGCGAATTTCACTTCGGTGGCGACGCCGGCAATCAGCGCCCGGAAGGTTTTCGCGATGTGACCGACGGTCAATGGACCGCCTATCTGCATGAGCGCAACAACCCGAAGGGGCCGGCAAACGAAATCTGGATGCACCTGACCTGCGGCGAAGTGTTTCGCATGGAGCGCGACACCGTTCACCACCGGGTGATGCGGTCGATGGCGTTGGTGGAAGGAGGCGGCGATGACGGCATGGCGCACTGAAGACGGAACGGCCATCGACAGGACACGACCGTTGCGCTTCACCTTCGATGGTCGGGCGGTCGAAGGGTTTGCCGGGGATACGGTTGCTTCGGCGCTGCTGGCCAATGGCGTGACCGTTGTTGGCCGCAGTTTCAAGTACCATCGCCCGCGCGGCCTCTGGGGCGCAGGTGTCGAGGAACCAAACGCGCTCGTCGACATTGCCGGGGGCATGCCGAACAGCCGGGCGACACGGATCCTTGCCGAGGATGGCATGGTGGTCCGCAGCGTCAACGCCGATCCGAGCGCCGAGAAGGACCGTCATGCCTTCCTCGATGCGTTCTCGCGCTTCATACCTGCCGCCTTCTACTACAAGACCTTCATGTTTCCCGACTGGCATCGGTTCGAGCCGCGCATCCGGCAGATGGCTGGCCTCGGCACTCTGGACACAAATGCCGAGGGGCCATGGCTTTCCGAGCAAATCAACCACCATTGCGACGTGCTGGTGATCGGCGCGGGGCCTTGGGGCCTTGCCGCGGCGCGTAGCGCCTTGCGCTCCGGGCGACGCGTCGTGCTCTGCGACGACGGTGCGCGTGCCGGCGGCAGCCTGCTCTTCCGCAAGGGGGAGATCGAGGGAAAGCCGGGAGCAGACTGGGCCGCGGATGTCGTTCTGGAACTGGAACGGGCCGGTGCGATCGTGCTGGCTGGCACTACGGCCTTCGGCATCTATGATCACGGCCTGGTTGGCCTGAACCAACGGGGCACTGACGGTACGCCGGACCGGCTTTACCGGGTGCGCGCGAAATCGATCGTGCTTGCGACCGGCGCCATCGAGCGGCCGCTGCCCTTCGGCAACAATGATCTGCCCGGCATCATGTCTGCGGAGGCAGCACTGGTCTATCTTCGCCGCTTCGGCGTTGCCGCCGGCCGCAAGGTGGTGGTCGCGACCAACAACGGACTTGCCTATGAGACGGCGGAGGCGCTCGCTGCCGTCGGCGCCGACGTCACCGTCGTAGACTATCGGATGAACGGTCCAACTCCGGCGGGCTCCCGCGTATTGAGGGGGCTCACGGTTCGATCTGCGCGCGGCAAGGGGGCGGTCAGCGCCGTCGCGCTTTCGGACGGCAGTACGCTAGAGGCCGATACAGTTCTTGTCTCCGGCGGTTTTACGCCGACCGTGCATCTCTATTGCCAGGCGCAGGGCAAGCTCGACTGGCGCGACGACATCCTCGCTTTCGTGCCCGGCCGCCCGGTCACAGGTGTGGAGGTGATCGGCGCTGCGGCGGGTGATTTTTCGCTTCCACCGGAGCTTGCTGGTGATGTCGAGGATGACCTTGATATCGTTGCTGCCTGGCCGAAACCCGATGCCAAGGAGCGGGTCTGGATCGATCTCCAGAACGATGTCACGGCCAAGGACGTGGAACTGGCCGTCCGGGAGAATTTCGTTTCGGTCGAGCACCTGAAGCGCTACACCACGCTCGGCATGGCGACCGACCAGGGCAAGACCTCCAACGTCAACGGCCTGGCATTGATGGCTGAGTTGACCGGCAGACGTATTCCGGAGGTCGGCACGACCACCTATCGCCCGCCGTTCACCCCGGTGCCGCTCGCCTCCTTTGCGGGCGCCCGTTCGGGCACACGGATGAACCCGTTGCGCCGGTTGCCGCTTGAAAAGGAACATCGAGCCGAAGATGCGGTGTTTCGCGAATATGGCGGCTGGCTCCGTCCGGCCTTCTATGGAGCCGGTTCTCCGGAGGAACATATCCAGGCAGAAGCCAGTGCGGCTCGCAACGGCGTGGCGCTCTTCGACGGTTCGCCTCTGGGCAAGATCGAGGTTCTCGGACCGGATGCGGCATCCTTCCTTGATTTCATCTATTACAACACCGTGTCGACCCTTGGGGTCGGGCGGTGCCGCTACGGCTTCATCCTGACCGAGGCCGGCAATGTCTATGATGACGGGGTTCTCGTCCGGCTGGACGCGAACCGGTTCATGGTCTCCTGCTCATCGTCCCATGTCGCCGGGATCCATGCGCTCCTCGAGGAATGGCGACAGGATCGCTTCGACCGCCGGCGGGTGTTCATCCACGATGCGACTGCCGAGATGGCAACGCTCACTGTCACTGGCCCGCGCGCGCGGTCCCTTCTGGAAACGATAGGCCTTGGGGTCTCGCTCGACGACATGGCCTTGCCACATATGGCGGTCGCGTCCGGCACCTCCGAAGGCGTGCCGGTGCGGGTCGCGCGCATCAGCTTCACCGGCGAGCGTTCCTATGAGATTTCCGTGCCAGCCGACCATGCTGGCAGGCTCTGGGCGCGATTGCGTCGGGAAGGCGCGGCCTTCGGGGCGACGTTGCTCGGCCTCGAAGCCTTGATGATCCTGCGCGCGGAGAAAGGTTACATCGTCATAGGCAAGGATACGGACGGCACAAGCCGGCCGATGGATTTCGGCCTGACGGCGCCACTTGAGAAGAAAAAGGTCGAATTCATCGGCCGCCGTTCGCTGCTCACGGAGGATGCGCAGCGTCCGGATCGCCGTCAATTCGTCGGGCTTGAAACGGTCGACGGCAAGGGTGTGCTACCGACCGGCGCGCACGGGATCGAACGCCATTCGGGCGGGATCCGCAGTGCCGGTTTTGTCACATCAAGCTACTTCAGTCCTGTGTTGCAGCGGCCGATCGCACTTGGGCTTATCGAGCGTGGCCTTTCCCGAATGGGAGAGATCGTCGAGTTTCAGCATCTGCGGGAACTGCGTCGCGCCCGCATTGTCGCCCCTTGCGCTTTCGATGCGGATGGAGGTCGTCTCCATGCTTGATAATTCGGTGAAGTGGAAGCCGGAACCGGATTGGAACTGCGCCCGCCTCTTAGGCCGAGCCATCGAGGTGCGCGCCATCCCTGGCCTCACGCAGCATCTCGTCAGCGGCGATATCGACCGCTTTCGCGAGCGCCATGGTCTCGGCGAGGATGTCGGCGCCCTGGGTCTTGCCAGGGGCGCGCGTTATGCCGTGCGCGTTGGCCGCGACCGCTTGCTTGCAGTCGGATTGCCGGCCACCGAGTGTGCTGTCGGCTGGCATGATGATGGCTATGGGGTCACGGCGCTCGGTTCGGCGCAGCGCGTCCTGGAAGCGCACGGCGAAGGCGTGCGGGACCTCGTGGCGCGGGCGACGGCGCTTGATCCTGGCAATCCCGGCCCCTGTGCCGCCTTGCAGTTTTGCGGCCTGACCTGCAGCGTCTATTTCCATGGAGACACGCAGACGTTGCGTGTCCACGTCGAACGGGGACTTGCCGCCTATCTGTGGGAATGGCTCGAATGCCAGCCGCTTTTTTCAAGCGAAGCGGCCGCACGTGAAGGTGAAGATTTCATTTTGGAGGAGTGCCCCGCATAAGGCCGGGCAACTTGAAGGGAGAGACCATGAGAAGAGTTCTGATTATCGGCACGGCCCTTGGCCTGCTTATGGGGACGGCTGCGCGCGCCGATGACCTGACGTTTGCCGTGGCAGGTCCCCTGACCGGGCCCCTCGCCACGATTGGTGACCAGTTCCGGCAGGGTGCTCAGGCGGCTGCGGACGCCATCAACGCCAAGGGTGGCGTGCTTGGCCGCCAGATCAAGCTGCAGTTCGAAGACGACCAGTGTGATCCGAAGCAGGCCGTCTCGGTTGCCAACCGGATCGCGGCAAGTGGCATCGGCTTCGTCGATGGGCATGCCTGCTCGGGCTCCAGCATTCCGGCCTCGGCGGTCTATGCCGAAAACGGCACGCTGATGATGAGCCCTGCCTCGTCCAATCCGGTCATGACGGACGACGCGGCGGACAAGGGCTGGACCAACATCATGCGCCTCTACACCCGTGACGACGCACAGGGCGCCTTCATCGGCCCGTGGATCGCCAAGGAATATGCCGGCAAGAACGTCGCCGTCCTGCATGACAAGACGGCCTATGGTCAGGGCGTTGCCAATGCGGTGCGCGCCACGATGAACGAGAGCGGTCTCAAGGAAGTCCTTTATGAGGGCATCAATGCGGGCGAGAAGGACTACAACGCGCTCGTGACGAAACTGAAGGACGCCAAGGCCGATGTCGTCTATTTCGGCGGATACCATCCGGAAGCCGGCCTGATCCTGCGTCAGGCCGCCGAGCAGAAGTATCAATTCCAGCTGATCATGCCGGACTCGATCGCATCGCCGGAATTCTGGCAGGTCGCGGGCGCGGCGGGCGAGGGCACGCTCTTCGTCTTCCCGTCCGATCCCCAGGCCAAACCTGAAGCAAAGGAAGCCGTGGCAAAGATACAGGCCGGCGGCTTCAAGCCGGAAGGCTTCACGCTGTTCTCCTATGCGGTCATTCAGGCCTTCGCGCAGGGCATCGAGCGTGCCGGTTCGGACGATCCGACAAAGGTCGCCGAGGCGCTGAAGAACGGCCAGCCGATCGACACCGTGGTTGGCTCGGTGGCCTTCGACGCAAAGGGCGACCTGAAGGATGCCAGCTACGACATCAACCGCTGGAGTAACGGCGCCTACGCACCGATCGCCAAGTAAGCGCTTGACCAATTCGAGGCGGGCGCGTTGATCTCGCCCGCCTCGAACCGAAACTCAGCGAGGGGCGGTGAGAGGCGCCAACTCCGGCGAATGAGAGGTAGGTACCTTCGCTAGATGGTACCCAGGCGCAGAACCTTGCCGGGATTGAGGATAGCGGCTGCGTCGAGCGTGTCCTTCACACGATGCATCAGCGCCAGTTTCGCTGGACTTGAAGTGTCCAGCAACTGCCCGACGCGCTTGATACCAATCCCATGTTCTGCGGAGAACGCTCCGCCGATCGCACCGATATCCGCATAGAGGATCGTCTCGATGGCTTTCGATTTTTCGGCCGAAATATCGCTGCCGGCG contains:
- a CDS encoding copper-transporting P-type ATPase, with protein sequence MDEHKHQHRHEGHAHHHHANQNAAPAKAEDKPGSQQDGVIYTCPMHPQVRQFGPGNCPICGMALEPEIITTDAGPSRELVDMRRRFWVGLVLVLPVLALEMGGHLTNLHMVLGAQASNWIQFILATPVVLWAGAPFFERAWQSIVTRHLNMFTLIAMGTGVAWAYSVVATVAPGLFPATFRSGDGAVAIYFEAAAVITVLVLLGQVLELQAREQTGGAIRALLDLAPKTARRIRGDGTDEDVELDAVAVGDKLRVRPGEKVPVDGTLVEGRSSVDESMITGESMPVTKEVGARLIGGTMNRTGAFVMEAGKVGRDTMLSRIVHMVAEAQRSRAPIQRLADEVSGWFVPVVILIAFIAFTTWMLVGPEPRLPHGLVAAVAVLIIACPCALGLATPMSIMVGVGKGAGAGVLIKNAEALERFEKVDTLVVDKTGTLTEGKPKVTEIVAVGDMPEHELLRLAATIERPSEHPLASAIVDAANERALELGSSEDFDSPVGKGVTGVVDGRRLIIGSHRIMSEEKVDVSALAQKAEELRGEGATVIFVAIDGRLGGLFAISDPIKATTLAAVDALIKDGVRVVMLTGDNRTTANSVARKLGIKEVEAEVLPEHKSEIVNRLRKEGRIVAMAGDGVNDAPALAAADVGIAMGTGTDVAIESAGVTLLKGDLQGIVRARRLSHATMANIRQNLFFAFIYNAAGVPVAAGALYPAFGLLLSPIIAAAAMALSSVSVIGNALRLRSARI
- a CDS encoding multicopper oxidase family protein, whose protein sequence is MKRREFLGGLMSGVVVAASGAILQPNKSWADTSKATASSAGTRSLAITKRVIEVNGKAADVFGLVQPDGAVGLTLDADATFDVTLSIQGGEATLIHWHGLAPPWNMDGVPDNPAALLKATETRHYAFPVGPGGTHWMHAHTLQEQNLLAAPLIVQSADDRQRVEQEVVILLHDFSFTPAEELLAKLKGSSRGHGMDHGAMMQGMASNMHGGHMSGMAMPGMAAMDLNDIEYDAYLANDRTLDDPEVVRVENGGRVRLRIINGATATAFTIDTGALTGQLIAVDGQPVQPVSGTRFPISMGQRLDIRLELPKSAEAYPILALREGAEHRTGIILAPAGAKISRIASRGKDRGPVVGLELEQQLVAAVPLAVRPADRRFELTLTGSMSGYDWRIEGGDSLNVREGERIEVVMRNMSMMSHPMHLHGHHFQVVDIGGKAFAGAVRDTVLVPPMGSVSVVFDANNPGRWPLHCHHLYHMASGMMSFVAYA
- a CDS encoding cytochrome c; this encodes MCPNAVRWSGFIFTAISVVAFSAASAQAGDDVVHERQQDMKAMAAAAKNIDAMFKDTSPYDAKAFKVAAETIRAHSGERLSKLFSSPVVAEGSKATANIDTERPAFDTLAAELGAYAAALSAAAERNPEVLAPEMRMRGGDTKMGGPLAKRKSAALDPMSMPAEHAFHTMLQVCTSCHAKFRAKDN
- a CDS encoding heavy-metal-associated domain-containing protein, which encodes MHHLNIPDMTCGHCAGAVEKAVKSVDPNAKVAIDLEAKSASIDSQIASDAFVAAIEEAGYQASFKKSCCSHVG
- the chrA gene encoding chromate efflux transporter; this translates as MKASAKTLHEQVTRPPQGTPAEVFGAFLKLGLTSFGGPIAHLGYFRDELVVRRKWIDEAGYADLVALCQFLPGPASSQVGFALGLLRGGPLGALAAWAAFTLPSALLLVIFALAATSFDGPIGTGLLHGLKIVAVAVVAQAVWGMTKSLTPDRERASIAVACVLIVVFAAGAIGQIAAITFGAIAGTVLCRNGPAAGSTHLTFHVGRPVGIICLVTFFVLLGALPIAAGISKSWGLFDAFYRSGSLVFGGGHVVLPLLQAEVVAPGWVSNDAFLAGYGAAQAVPGPLFTFAAYLGAVMGPEPNGILGAGICLVAVFLPGFLLLVGALPFWDNFRKRPIAQAAMRGANAAVVGILGAALYSPVFTSAVLNAHDFALALTAFILLVVWKAPPWVVVALTAVGGTLLRSF
- a CDS encoding TetR/AcrR family transcriptional regulator yields the protein MSAAKPRGAKEETAKLAGRMTREAWIDAGIDALIEEGIANVKIQVMAKKLDVSRSSFYWFFADLQALHRELLEYWLTKNTSPIIERSLRPAATVTKAVCHIFECWVDPSLFDPRLDAAVRSWGQVDAVVRGVVDQADDQRIDAITRMFLRYGYPDEEAFIRARVLYFTQVGHFTLGIRDGREMRLRLLRPYLLSFTGRLPAEEEVESFTAVMRRVQPES